In one Bordetella pertussis 18323 genomic region, the following are encoded:
- the mpl gene encoding UDP-N-acetylmuramate:L-alanyl-gamma-D-glutamyl-meso-diaminopimelate ligase, which yields MHLHILGICGTFMGGLALIARSAGHKVTGCDAGVYPPMSTQLAEQGIELIEGFGADQLALAPDLFVIGNVVSRGNPLMEAILDSGARYISGPQWLGEHILPGAHVLAVAGTHGKTTTSSMLAWILQCAQRQPNFLIGGVAPDLQVSARYAPGARPFVIEADEYDTAFFDKRSKFVHYRPRTAILNNLEYDHADIFPDLAAIETQFHHLVRTVPSNGQLVLPTDAPALERVLERGCWTPVARFGPGGQWQAGPADEQGAFEVSVDGRDAGTVRWTLGGEHNRRNALAALAAARHAGVAPAEGIEALSRFGGVKRRMELRGTVNGIRVYDDFAHHPTAIATTIEGLRRQVGAARILAVLEPRSNTMKLGTMAARLPEALAGADLVFCFGDHAGKHALGWDPARVLAPLGERAAGYDDLPALVRAVAAAARPGDHVLVMSNGGFGGVHGKLLDALAQPR from the coding sequence ATGCACCTGCATATTCTTGGTATTTGCGGCACTTTCATGGGTGGCCTGGCGCTGATCGCGCGCTCGGCCGGCCACAAGGTCACCGGCTGCGACGCCGGCGTCTACCCCCCGATGAGCACCCAGCTGGCCGAGCAGGGCATCGAGCTGATCGAAGGCTTCGGCGCCGACCAGCTGGCGCTGGCCCCCGACCTGTTCGTGATCGGCAACGTGGTCAGCCGCGGCAACCCGCTGATGGAAGCCATCCTGGACAGCGGCGCCCGCTATATATCCGGCCCGCAATGGCTGGGCGAGCACATCCTGCCCGGCGCGCACGTGCTGGCCGTGGCCGGCACCCACGGCAAGACCACTACCAGCTCCATGCTGGCCTGGATCCTGCAATGCGCGCAACGCCAGCCCAACTTCCTGATCGGCGGCGTCGCGCCCGACCTGCAGGTGTCGGCGCGCTACGCGCCTGGCGCCCGCCCCTTCGTGATCGAGGCCGACGAGTACGACACGGCCTTTTTCGACAAGCGCTCGAAGTTCGTGCACTACCGGCCGCGCACCGCCATCCTGAACAACCTGGAATACGATCACGCCGACATCTTCCCCGATCTGGCCGCCATCGAGACCCAGTTCCATCACCTGGTGCGCACGGTGCCGTCCAACGGCCAGCTGGTGCTGCCGACCGACGCGCCGGCGCTCGAACGGGTGCTCGAGCGCGGCTGCTGGACCCCGGTTGCGCGTTTCGGCCCCGGCGGCCAATGGCAGGCCGGCCCCGCCGATGAGCAAGGCGCCTTCGAAGTCAGCGTGGACGGCCGCGATGCCGGCACGGTGCGCTGGACGCTGGGCGGCGAGCACAACCGCCGCAACGCCCTGGCGGCGCTGGCGGCGGCCCGGCACGCGGGCGTGGCGCCGGCCGAAGGCATCGAGGCGCTGTCGCGCTTTGGCGGCGTCAAGCGCCGCATGGAACTGCGCGGCACGGTCAACGGCATACGCGTCTACGACGATTTCGCGCACCATCCCACCGCCATCGCCACCACCATCGAGGGGCTGCGCCGGCAGGTAGGCGCGGCCCGCATCCTGGCCGTGCTCGAGCCGCGCTCGAACACCATGAAGCTGGGCACGATGGCGGCGCGCCTGCCCGAGGCGCTGGCCGGTGCCGACCTGGTGTTCTGCTTCGGCGATCACGCCGGCAAGCACGCGCTGGGCTGGGACCCGGCCCGGGTGCTGGCGCCGCTGGGCGAACGCGCCGCCGGCTACGACGACCTGCCGGCGCTGGTGCGCGCGGTCGCGGCGGCGGCCCGGCCGGGCGACCATGTGCTGGTCATGAGCAATGGCGGCTTCGGCGGCGTGCACGGCAAGCTGCTCGACGCCCTGGCCCAACCCCGCTGA
- a CDS encoding YqiA/YcfP family alpha/beta fold hydrolase, whose amino-acid sequence MPILYLHGFRSSPDSFKARLLAQAMHQRGLAGQWQCPQLPASPQQAAELALALAREQLAGQQDPRRLTVIGSSLGGYYATWLAERLGCQAVLLNPAVQAARDLATQVGEHRMYHSDAPFHFLPEYVEELRALYADPLTHPERYFLVAATGDEVLDWREMRDRYPGCRQRIVQGGDHGLSDFPRWMPEVLEFALGSPH is encoded by the coding sequence ATGCCCATCCTGTACCTGCACGGTTTCCGTTCTTCGCCCGACTCGTTCAAGGCGCGCCTGCTGGCGCAGGCCATGCACCAACGCGGCCTGGCCGGCCAATGGCAATGCCCGCAACTGCCGGCCAGCCCGCAGCAGGCCGCCGAGCTGGCGCTGGCGCTGGCCCGGGAGCAACTGGCCGGGCAGCAGGATCCCCGCCGGCTGACAGTGATCGGCTCGTCGCTGGGCGGCTATTACGCCACCTGGCTGGCCGAACGGCTGGGCTGCCAGGCCGTGCTGCTGAACCCGGCGGTGCAGGCGGCGCGCGATCTGGCCACCCAGGTCGGCGAACATCGCATGTATCATTCCGACGCGCCGTTCCACTTCCTGCCCGAGTATGTCGAGGAACTGCGCGCCCTGTACGCGGACCCGCTCACCCATCCCGAACGCTACTTCCTGGTGGCGGCCACGGGCGACGAGGTGCTGGACTGGCGGGAGATGCGCGATCGCTACCCCGGCTGCCGCCAGCGTATCGTGCAGGGCGGCGACCACGGCCTGTCGGACTTCCCGCGCTGGATGCCCGAGGTCCTTGAATTTGCCCTGGGTTCGCCCCACTGA